From a single Pseudomonas cremoricolorata genomic region:
- a CDS encoding autotransporter outer membrane beta-barrel domain-containing protein, with protein MPLTRFVLLNPLAQCLFVGPALLVTCCQAYGLTTVEGSKTITAATSTDSYRVTSGSTLTANGATTLQIQVGATGRLGTQKASISATGTDAIRLSAGAEATLGGDTRVTSDRYGIRLSRTVAVGSRAVINDSHVEGRSGGALVSGASSLTLRNSELIGSGTAASAVLFGNARLEAEGSKLTGASEGLHLFADSEFAESAKVNLLGSQVEGKNGSAILVGNSLIGPAQAQILVGAGSTLIGSNGVLLEVVGNSSALMTVDNSALSGDVRAEAGSTANLVLDNRASLVGRLDNVAGLTLTNDSQWTMVEDSQLGSLAINGSSIRFGEPGQYQRLTVGTLAGAGTFIMDADFSTGQTDFLDVTGTATGNHALLVGSSGADPVAESQLQVVRVGAGDAQFSLLNGPVDLGAFSYELVQRGNGWFLDGLSKVISPGTASVLALFNTAPTVWYGELTSLRGRMGEVRRDQGKAGAWARAYGNKYNVSDAAGSPYQQVQQGFSLGADAPLPAGDGQWLLGVMAGHSSSELDLIRGATAQVKSSYIGLYGTWLDAQTGYYFDSTIKFNHFDNSAKVSLSDGQRTKSEYSNLGVGVSLELGRHIQLDDGYFLEPFTQWSAVTIGGKDYHLDNGLQAKGDDTHSVLGKVGATLGRTLDLGGGRFVQPYVRLAYAHEFVTDNEIQVNENRFDNDLSGSRGEVGAGIAVGLSERLQLHADFDYANGDKIEQPWGANLGLQYRW; from the coding sequence ATGCCCTTGACCCGATTCGTTCTACTCAATCCGTTGGCACAATGCCTGTTCGTCGGACCTGCGCTGCTCGTCACGTGCTGTCAGGCGTATGGCCTCACTACCGTCGAGGGCAGCAAGACCATCACTGCGGCCACGTCCACGGACAGCTATAGAGTCACTTCAGGTTCGACGCTGACGGCCAATGGCGCTACCACGCTACAGATCCAAGTGGGTGCTACGGGCCGCCTGGGTACTCAGAAGGCGTCCATCAGCGCGACAGGTACGGATGCCATCAGGCTGTCTGCAGGAGCCGAGGCCACGCTTGGCGGCGACACGCGTGTCACCAGTGATCGTTATGGAATTCGCTTGAGCCGTACCGTTGCAGTCGGCTCGCGAGCGGTAATCAATGACAGCCACGTCGAAGGCCGATCCGGGGGAGCGCTGGTGTCCGGCGCGTCCAGCCTGACGCTGCGCAACAGTGAGCTCATTGGCTCGGGCACCGCGGCGTCGGCCGTTCTGTTCGGCAATGCCCGTCTGGAGGCAGAGGGCAGTAAACTGACCGGCGCCAGCGAGGGTCTGCACCTGTTCGCCGATAGTGAGTTCGCAGAGTCTGCCAAGGTGAACTTGCTTGGCTCGCAGGTCGAAGGCAAGAATGGCTCGGCCATCCTGGTGGGCAACTCGCTGATTGGTCCGGCTCAAGCGCAAATCCTGGTTGGGGCCGGTTCGACCTTAATTGGCAGCAACGGCGTACTGCTCGAAGTAGTAGGCAACTCCAGCGCCCTGATGACGGTGGATAACAGTGCGCTGTCCGGTGACGTACGCGCCGAGGCTGGGTCCACTGCGAATCTGGTTCTGGATAACCGTGCCAGTCTCGTCGGTCGCCTCGACAACGTCGCGGGCCTGACGTTGACCAACGATTCGCAGTGGACCATGGTCGAGGACAGCCAACTCGGTAGCCTGGCGATCAACGGCAGCTCCATCCGATTTGGCGAGCCTGGTCAGTATCAACGCCTGACTGTCGGCACGTTGGCAGGCGCGGGCACGTTCATCATGGACGCCGACTTCAGCACCGGGCAGACCGATTTTCTCGACGTGACCGGGACTGCCACCGGGAATCATGCGTTATTGGTCGGCAGCAGTGGGGCCGATCCAGTCGCTGAAAGCCAGTTGCAGGTGGTCCGTGTTGGGGCAGGTGATGCCCAGTTCTCTTTGCTGAACGGTCCAGTCGATCTGGGCGCGTTTTCCTATGAACTGGTGCAGCGTGGCAATGGCTGGTTCCTCGACGGCTTGAGCAAGGTGATCAGTCCAGGCACAGCCTCGGTCCTCGCGTTGTTCAACACCGCGCCCACCGTGTGGTATGGCGAATTGACGTCATTGCGCGGACGGATGGGCGAAGTTCGTCGCGATCAGGGCAAGGCAGGTGCCTGGGCCAGGGCATATGGCAACAAATACAACGTCTCCGATGCCGCTGGCAGTCCTTACCAGCAGGTGCAACAAGGATTTTCACTGGGAGCGGATGCGCCATTGCCCGCAGGCGATGGGCAATGGCTGCTGGGGGTGATGGCCGGACACAGTTCGTCGGAGCTCGACCTGATTCGCGGTGCTACCGCGCAGGTCAAGAGTTCCTATATAGGACTGTACGGCACTTGGCTGGATGCGCAGACCGGTTATTACTTCGACAGTACGATCAAGTTCAACCATTTCGACAACAGTGCCAAGGTATCGCTCAGCGATGGTCAGCGGACCAAGAGCGAGTACAGCAACCTCGGCGTGGGCGTCTCGCTGGAGCTGGGCCGCCACATCCAGCTCGATGATGGCTATTTCCTAGAGCCGTTCACACAGTGGTCGGCAGTGACGATCGGTGGCAAGGACTACCATCTGGACAACGGCTTGCAGGCCAAAGGCGACGATACTCATTCAGTGCTGGGCAAGGTAGGCGCCACGCTGGGACGCACGCTCGACCTTGGCGGCGGGCGGTTCGTCCAGCCGTACGTGCGCCTTGCTTATGCCCACGAATTCGTCACAGACAACGAGATCCAGGTCAACGAGAATCGGTTCGACAACGATTTGTCCGGCTCTCGCGGTGAGGTTGGGGCCGGTATCGCAGTGGGGTTGTCCGAGCGGTTGCAACTGCACGCTGATTTCGACTACGCCAACGGAGACAAGATCGAGCAGCCGTGGGGGGCAAACCTTGGCCTGCAGTACCGCTGGTAG